One window of the Runella slithyformis DSM 19594 genome contains the following:
- the nhaD gene encoding sodium:proton antiporter NhaD, translated as MSSVLVTVFVLGYALIAFEHPLKIDKAASALLTGVVCWLVLLWGFEQMPAFLSVSPLPDVHETLDKALFEHLGEISGILFFLLGAMTIVELVDAHDGFRPITSRISTTHRVKLMWIISWVAFFLSALLDNMTTAIIMCALIRRIVKKKENVWLMGGFVIMAANAGGAWSPIGDVTTIMLWIGGQVTTLPIMQTLFLPSVVSLLVPLVLATFFLSGNDEALKPVETDKKTHHQTTALEQNTMFVLGAAGLLFVPVFKATTHYPPYMGILLSVGLLWCFTEFLHRKKEIETKRGFSVGAMLHRIDTPSILFFLGILLAVGALDTSGHLRQIAEGLNQRLSGNIYSINTLIGLLSAIVDNVPLVAAAMGMYPLTEYAPNADFWNLLAYCAGTGGSILIIGSAAGVASMSILKIDFLWYLKRISVYALAGYLAGIGVYYWMH; from the coding sequence ATGTCCTCAGTATTAGTGACCGTTTTTGTGTTAGGCTACGCCCTTATTGCCTTCGAACATCCTCTCAAAATTGACAAAGCGGCCTCTGCACTTTTGACCGGCGTGGTATGCTGGCTGGTTTTATTGTGGGGTTTTGAACAGATGCCCGCTTTTCTGTCCGTTTCGCCGCTGCCGGATGTACACGAAACCCTCGATAAAGCCCTGTTTGAACACCTCGGTGAAATCTCCGGTATCCTCTTCTTTTTGCTCGGAGCCATGACCATCGTGGAGCTGGTCGACGCGCACGACGGATTTCGCCCCATTACGAGTCGTATTTCCACAACGCATCGTGTCAAATTAATGTGGATCATTTCATGGGTCGCGTTTTTTCTGTCCGCACTGTTGGATAACATGACCACGGCCATCATCATGTGCGCCCTTATCCGGCGCATCGTGAAGAAGAAAGAAAACGTGTGGCTCATGGGCGGTTTTGTGATTATGGCGGCTAATGCCGGCGGGGCGTGGTCGCCCATTGGCGATGTAACGACCATTATGCTCTGGATCGGCGGGCAGGTTACGACACTGCCCATCATGCAAACGTTGTTTTTGCCGTCGGTTGTCAGTTTGCTGGTACCGTTAGTGTTGGCTACCTTCTTTTTGAGCGGCAACGACGAAGCTTTGAAACCGGTGGAGACAGACAAAAAAACGCATCACCAAACGACGGCCCTGGAGCAAAATACCATGTTTGTGCTTGGAGCGGCCGGGTTGCTGTTTGTGCCGGTGTTTAAAGCCACGACGCATTATCCTCCGTACATGGGTATTCTGCTTTCGGTCGGGCTGTTGTGGTGTTTTACTGAATTTTTACACCGAAAAAAAGAAATCGAAACCAAGCGGGGCTTTTCAGTTGGGGCCATGCTGCACCGCATTGACACGCCCAGCATTTTGTTTTTTTTGGGTATTCTGCTGGCGGTAGGGGCGTTGGATACATCAGGGCATTTACGTCAGATCGCCGAGGGACTGAATCAGCGGTTGAGCGGAAATATCTATTCCATCAATACCCTTATCGGGCTGCTTTCGGCCATTGTGGACAACGTGCCGCTGGTGGCGGCGGCCATGGGAATGTATCCTCTGACGGAATATGCGCCCAATGCCGATTTCTGGAATTTACTGGCCTATTGCGCCGGTACAGGGGGAAGTATCCTGATCATCGGCTCGGCGGCGGGAGTGGCTTCCATGAGCATTTTGAAAATTGATTTTCTATGGTATCTCAAGCGCATTTCGGTCTACGCGCTGGCCGGTTATCTGGCCGGAATCGGGGTGTACTATTGGATGCATTAA
- a CDS encoding M1 family metallopeptidase yields MRKLPFIINTFIATCGMLSVACLTNAQAPTPPNYHANDRFEQLGTGLPTPNTYRTASGAPGKDYWQQRADYDIKVELDEPNNKIIGSETITYYNQSPDALPYVWIQLDQNLFAKNSPGPISRTGDLGNQTSMASLATISDMNYSNADYGYNITSVRDAKTGKPLKYTINQTMMRIDLPQPLQSKQSYSFAMDWNYRIVEFAKGGRRTGFEAFKDGNNVYEIAQFYPRLCVYDDVTGWQNKQYYSQGEFALTFGNFKLAITVPDDHVLGATGELQNAAQVLTANQLKKFEQAKSSDKVVVIASQEEREKAEKGKPSGKKTWIFKADNVRDVAFATSRKYIWDGKMQEVAGKKVLCMSFYPKEGNPLWGKYSTEVIAHTIKTYSKFSVDYPYPVAISCHGPVGGMEYPMISFNGGRPEADGTYSEATKYGMIGVIIHEVGHNFFPMIVNNDERQWMWMDEGLNTFVQYLTEKEWDKDYPSRRGEPQFIVDYMKQDPKNLVPIMTMSDNLINAGASAYAKPATALNILRETVMGRELFDYAFKEYSRRWAFKSPTPADFFRTMEDASGVDLDWFWKGWFYGVEPVDQDLAEVEWFALDTQNPEITKAEAKKQAEAKRNTVARQRDKDYIKESVVDKNPDMKDFYNTYDPYKVTDADKKKYETYLASLTPDERKLVESGLNFYTLKIKNKGGLPMPVIVKMQYEDGTDSLVRFPAEIWRLNDQQISKVITSKKKVVQWTLDPYREIADIDEEDNSFPRQPAQPTKFQLFKSQGFQRGPNPMREAQQNQQPKAGQQGGAKN; encoded by the coding sequence ATGCGAAAGTTACCCTTCATCATCAACACCTTCATAGCGACCTGTGGTATGCTCTCCGTAGCCTGCCTCACCAATGCCCAGGCACCCACCCCTCCGAACTACCACGCCAATGACCGGTTTGAGCAATTGGGCACCGGACTCCCAACGCCCAATACCTACCGCACCGCCTCGGGAGCCCCCGGAAAAGACTATTGGCAACAACGCGCCGATTACGACATCAAGGTAGAACTCGACGAGCCAAACAACAAAATCATCGGTTCCGAAACCATCACCTACTACAACCAATCGCCCGACGCTCTGCCGTACGTGTGGATTCAGCTGGACCAAAATCTTTTTGCCAAAAACTCGCCGGGGCCCATTTCCCGCACCGGCGATCTGGGCAACCAAACCAGCATGGCGAGTTTGGCCACCATTTCCGATATGAATTATTCCAATGCAGATTATGGCTACAACATCACCTCGGTACGCGATGCCAAGACCGGCAAACCCCTGAAATATACCATCAATCAAACCATGATGCGGATTGACCTGCCCCAGCCTTTACAATCCAAGCAGTCGTATTCGTTTGCGATGGACTGGAATTATCGGATCGTGGAATTTGCGAAAGGCGGCCGTCGTACGGGTTTTGAGGCATTCAAAGACGGTAACAATGTGTACGAAATCGCGCAGTTTTATCCTCGCCTGTGCGTATATGATGACGTGACGGGCTGGCAAAACAAACAATATTACAGTCAGGGAGAATTTGCGCTGACATTCGGTAACTTCAAACTGGCCATTACCGTACCCGACGACCACGTACTGGGCGCGACCGGTGAGCTTCAAAACGCCGCACAGGTATTGACAGCCAATCAATTGAAAAAATTTGAGCAGGCCAAGTCGTCCGATAAAGTAGTAGTGATCGCCTCGCAGGAAGAGCGGGAGAAAGCCGAAAAAGGCAAGCCAAGCGGCAAAAAAACCTGGATCTTCAAAGCCGACAACGTGCGCGATGTGGCCTTTGCCACTTCCCGTAAATACATCTGGGACGGCAAAATGCAGGAAGTGGCGGGCAAAAAAGTACTTTGCATGTCGTTTTATCCTAAAGAAGGAAACCCCCTGTGGGGCAAGTATTCGACCGAAGTCATTGCCCATACCATCAAAACGTACTCTAAATTTTCGGTCGATTACCCTTATCCCGTCGCGATCTCCTGCCACGGACCCGTCGGAGGAATGGAATACCCGATGATCTCGTTTAACGGCGGCCGCCCGGAAGCCGACGGCACCTATTCGGAAGCGACCAAATACGGCATGATCGGCGTGATCATTCATGAAGTGGGCCATAATTTCTTCCCCATGATCGTCAACAACGACGAGCGTCAGTGGATGTGGATGGACGAGGGCCTGAACACGTTTGTGCAATACCTGACCGAAAAAGAATGGGATAAAGACTACCCGAGCCGCCGGGGCGAGCCGCAGTTCATTGTGGACTACATGAAGCAGGACCCCAAGAATCTGGTGCCTATCATGACCATGTCCGACAACCTCATCAATGCCGGGGCAAGTGCGTATGCCAAACCCGCTACGGCTCTGAATATTTTGCGCGAAACCGTCATGGGCCGCGAACTGTTTGATTATGCCTTCAAAGAATACAGCCGCCGCTGGGCCTTCAAGTCACCCACTCCCGCCGATTTTTTCCGTACCATGGAAGATGCCTCAGGCGTAGATCTGGACTGGTTCTGGAAAGGTTGGTTCTACGGCGTTGAACCCGTAGATCAGGACTTGGCCGAGGTGGAATGGTTTGCCCTCGACACCCAAAACCCCGAGATCACCAAAGCCGAAGCCAAAAAACAGGCCGAAGCCAAGCGCAACACCGTGGCCCGTCAGCGGGACAAAGATTACATCAAGGAATCAGTGGTGGATAAAAATCCCGACATGAAGGATTTCTACAACACCTACGACCCCTACAAAGTCACTGACGCCGACAAAAAGAAATACGAGACCTATCTGGCAAGCCTGACGCCCGATGAGCGCAAGCTGGTGGAATCCGGGCTGAACTTTTACACGCTCAAGATCAAAAACAAGGGCGGTCTGCCCATGCCGGTGATCGTGAAGATGCAGTACGAAGACGGCACGGATTCGCTGGTACGTTTTCCGGCCGAGATCTGGCGCCTGAACGACCAACAGATTTCGAAAGTAATCACGTCGAAGAAAAAGGTGGTTCAATGGACATTGGACCCGTATCGCGAGATTGCCGATATTGACGAAGAAGACAACAGTTTCCCGCGGCAGCCGGCTCAGCCGACCAAATTCCAGTTGTTCAAATCGCAGGGTTTCCAGCGCGGTCCCAATCCGATGCGGGAAGCGCAGCAAAATCAGCAACCGAAAGCAGGGCAACAGGGCGGGGCAAAAAATTAA
- the argH gene encoding argininosuccinate lyase: MKLWQKETTSISEKIEKFTVGRDREMDLYLAPYDVLGNIAHAKMLESVGLLTSDELRLLHDELRLIYQDILQGKFEIEDGVEDVHSQVELMLTRKLGDVGKKIHSGRSRNDQVLVDMKLFTRSRLEEVALASRKLFDLLVKRSNQHKNDLLPGYTHLQIAMPSSFGLWFGAYGEALVDDMSMIQTAYKLANKNPLGSGAGYGSSFPLNRTMTTELLGFETLHYNVVYAQMSRGKTEQTALTAIAALSSTISRMAMDVCLYNSQNFAFVTLPDDLTTGSSIMPHKKNPDVAELLRAKTNRLKALPTEITMVMSNLPSGYHRDMQLLKELLMPAFDEILDCLDIAHFMLEHLQVKPDLLADKKYDLLFSVERVNELVVQGVPFRDAYRQVGKEINEGTYQASRTLNHTHEGSIGNLCNDQITELMNAEMARFGFEKVHTATAKLLK, from the coding sequence ATGAAACTCTGGCAAAAAGAAACGACTTCCATCTCTGAAAAAATCGAAAAATTCACCGTCGGACGCGATCGTGAAATGGACCTATACCTGGCCCCTTATGATGTATTGGGCAATATCGCCCACGCCAAAATGCTCGAAAGCGTAGGGCTCCTGACGAGTGATGAATTACGACTGCTGCATGACGAATTGCGACTCATTTACCAAGATATTCTACAAGGGAAGTTTGAGATTGAAGACGGTGTGGAAGACGTACATTCGCAGGTAGAACTGATGCTGACGCGCAAACTCGGCGACGTGGGCAAGAAGATCCACAGCGGTCGCTCCCGCAACGACCAGGTGCTGGTCGATATGAAGCTGTTTACCCGAAGTCGGTTGGAAGAAGTAGCGCTGGCCTCCCGAAAACTGTTCGATTTGCTTGTTAAACGTTCCAATCAACACAAAAACGACCTGTTGCCAGGTTATACGCACTTACAGATCGCCATGCCTTCTTCTTTTGGATTGTGGTTTGGGGCGTACGGCGAAGCATTGGTGGACGATATGAGTATGATTCAAACGGCCTATAAACTTGCCAACAAAAACCCTTTGGGTTCAGGCGCGGGCTATGGTTCTTCTTTTCCCCTGAACCGTACCATGACCACCGAACTGCTGGGCTTTGAAACGCTGCATTACAACGTCGTGTACGCCCAAATGTCGCGCGGGAAGACCGAACAAACGGCGCTGACGGCCATTGCGGCCCTTTCTTCCACTATTTCACGCATGGCGATGGATGTTTGTTTGTACAACAGCCAAAACTTCGCGTTTGTGACCCTGCCCGACGACCTCACGACGGGAAGCAGCATCATGCCACACAAGAAAAACCCCGACGTAGCCGAATTGCTGCGGGCAAAAACCAACCGTTTAAAAGCCCTTCCGACCGAAATCACGATGGTAATGAGCAATTTGCCGTCGGGGTATCACCGCGATATGCAACTGCTGAAAGAACTGCTGATGCCTGCATTTGATGAGATATTGGACTGCCTCGACATCGCCCATTTTATGCTGGAACACCTTCAGGTGAAGCCTGATCTATTGGCCGACAAGAAATACGATCTGCTGTTCAGCGTGGAGCGTGTGAATGAATTGGTGGTACAGGGCGTACCATTCCGCGATGCATACCGTCAGGTGGGGAAAGAGATCAACGAAGGCACCTACCAAGCCTCCCGCACGCTCAACCACACGCATGAAGGCAGCATCGGCAACCTTTGCAATGATCAAATCACGGAGTTAATGAACGCCGAAATGGCCCGATTTGGCTTTGAGAAAGTGCATACGGCTACCGCAAAGCTGTTGAAATAA
- a CDS encoding GxxExxY protein: protein MTKKEVNQLAYEIVGCAIEVHKQIGPGLLESVYETCLFHELQTKQYHVIRQVTVPVVYKNIRLEADLRLDLLVNDCVVVELKAVENLIPLYEAQLLTYMKLLQKPKGLLINFHTENITKSIKPMVNEYFSALP, encoded by the coding sequence ATGACTAAAAAAGAGGTCAACCAATTGGCTTATGAAATTGTAGGATGCGCAATAGAAGTTCACAAACAAATTGGGCCCGGTTTATTGGAATCTGTGTATGAAACCTGCCTGTTTCATGAACTGCAGACGAAACAATACCATGTAATCCGACAGGTCACGGTTCCCGTCGTTTATAAAAACATCCGTTTAGAAGCCGATTTACGCTTGGATTTATTAGTAAATGACTGTGTTGTGGTTGAATTGAAGGCCGTTGAAAACCTCATCCCGCTGTATGAAGCACAGTTATTGACCTACATGAAGTTATTACAAAAACCGAAAGGTCTACTCATTAATTTTCACACTGAAAACATCACAAAAAGCATTAAGCCAATGGTAAACGAGTATTTTTCTGCTTTACCTTAG
- a CDS encoding regulatory protein RecX: MTDRQKFALQKAAAFCAYQERTVKETRQRLCDWELSEEEIAWVLEELKAQNYLNEERFARAFAGGKFRVKKWGRLKIRQEMKLKGVPNDLIQKGLTEIDGDDYEAVLRDLLEKKARGLKGESVAVKQKLVRFALSRGFESDIVWELLKTLGAEKE; the protein is encoded by the coding sequence ATGACTGACCGTCAAAAATTCGCCTTACAAAAAGCCGCCGCCTTTTGTGCGTATCAGGAACGAACGGTGAAAGAGACTCGTCAACGTTTATGCGATTGGGAACTTTCGGAGGAAGAGATCGCCTGGGTACTGGAGGAATTGAAAGCCCAAAACTACCTCAACGAGGAGCGCTTTGCCCGGGCCTTTGCGGGTGGAAAATTTCGGGTGAAAAAATGGGGCCGCCTCAAGATTCGGCAGGAAATGAAATTAAAAGGCGTGCCCAATGACCTGATTCAAAAAGGATTAACGGAAATAGACGGCGATGACTATGAAGCAGTACTGCGGGATTTGCTCGAAAAAAAAGCAAGAGGTTTGAAAGGGGAGTCCGTGGCAGTCAAACAGAAATTGGTTCGTTTTGCCCTAAGTCGCGGATTCGAGAGTGATATTGTGTGGGAATTGCTGAAAACATTGGGCGCGGAAAAAGAATAA
- a CDS encoding MFS transporter — protein MLPNNFRWRIVLLLFLVTTINYIDRNVLSFAMLDDTFRKEMLGVPLTYTLTQADLNDFKIQYGWIDTTFKIAYALGFMMIGWFIDRVGTKRGLAASIGLWSMAGIANAFVGSFRGLAVTRFMLGFGEAGNFPSSIKSIAEWFPKKERAFATGIFNAGTNVGIILTAAVIPWMTLHYGWRISFMTTGVLGLAVLAIWWMNYQRPEKHANVSPVELRYIQQDHQQEEVAGRLTWWRLLRYRQTWALIVGKFMADPIWWFYLTWLPDFFNSSESLDQTLDLQNIGLPFMVIYIISDGGSVFFGWLSSQFMKQGWDINRARKTTMLLCALCVVPIFFAAQTHNIYIAVVLIAFAAAGHLGWSANVYTFASDLFPKSAVAMVTGLGGFAGAVGGAILAAIAGPVRVQFGYLPLFLVAGSTYLIALLIINVLVPKMKPVEM, from the coding sequence ATGCTTCCCAACAACTTCCGCTGGCGGATAGTGCTGTTGCTCTTTTTGGTCACTACCATCAATTACATTGATCGTAATGTACTCTCCTTTGCAATGCTGGATGATACATTCAGAAAAGAAATGCTCGGAGTGCCTCTTACGTATACCCTTACTCAGGCCGACCTGAATGATTTCAAGATACAATACGGTTGGATAGATACCACTTTCAAGATTGCCTATGCGTTGGGTTTTATGATGATCGGGTGGTTTATTGACCGCGTAGGAACCAAGCGCGGTTTGGCGGCGTCGATCGGTCTTTGGAGTATGGCAGGTATTGCCAACGCCTTTGTGGGCTCGTTTCGCGGACTGGCTGTTACCCGTTTTATGCTGGGATTTGGCGAAGCCGGCAATTTTCCTTCAAGCATCAAATCCATCGCCGAATGGTTCCCCAAAAAAGAACGCGCCTTTGCCACCGGCATTTTCAACGCCGGCACCAACGTGGGCATCATCCTTACGGCTGCCGTCATTCCCTGGATGACCCTGCATTATGGTTGGCGCATTTCCTTCATGACCACAGGTGTGCTGGGACTGGCGGTGTTGGCAATATGGTGGATGAACTACCAACGTCCCGAAAAACATGCCAACGTAAGCCCCGTCGAACTCAGGTATATTCAGCAGGACCACCAGCAGGAAGAAGTCGCCGGTCGCCTGACCTGGTGGCGGCTGCTGCGCTATCGCCAGACCTGGGCGCTGATCGTGGGCAAATTTATGGCCGACCCGATCTGGTGGTTTTACCTCACCTGGCTTCCGGATTTTTTCAATTCCAGCGAATCTCTTGACCAAACCCTTGATCTCCAGAACATCGGCCTGCCTTTCATGGTCATTTATATTATCTCAGACGGTGGCAGCGTATTTTTCGGCTGGCTTTCGTCTCAATTCATGAAGCAGGGCTGGGATATTAATCGCGCCCGAAAGACAACCATGCTTCTCTGTGCACTATGCGTAGTACCCATTTTTTTTGCGGCCCAAACCCACAATATTTACATCGCAGTCGTTTTGATTGCTTTTGCGGCAGCAGGGCACTTAGGGTGGTCGGCCAATGTATATACGTTTGCTTCTGATTTATTCCCCAAAAGTGCCGTGGCCATGGTCACGGGTCTGGGAGGATTTGCGGGCGCCGTGGGCGGGGCTATACTGGCCGCCATTGCCGGGCCGGTACGGGTTCAGTTTGGATATTTACCCTTATTTTTGGTGGCCGGGTCCACCTATTTAATTGCCCTTTTGATCATTAATGTGCTTGTTCCCAAGATGAAACCGGTAGAGATGTAA
- a CDS encoding DUF5615 family PIN-like protein: MSALHFIVDTQLPPVLATYLRRKGFNATHTINYPSAQFLSDPEIRSIAIEENRIIITKDEDFSDYYWVKGTPPRVLQLTLGNIRNNDLVDLIESNLPQIVTLFEQGAGFVIFGRTELIAY; encoded by the coding sequence ATGTCAGCGCTTCACTTTATTGTTGATACACAACTTCCCCCTGTTTTAGCCACTTATCTTAGACGAAAAGGGTTTAATGCTACCCATACAATTAACTATCCGTCAGCACAATTTTTAAGTGATCCCGAAATCAGAAGCATTGCAATTGAAGAAAACAGGATTATTATTACCAAAGACGAAGATTTTTCGGACTATTATTGGGTAAAAGGAACACCTCCACGTGTATTACAACTAACCTTAGGAAATATTCGAAATAATGACTTGGTAGATTTGATTGAAAGCAACCTGCCCCAAATTGTAACTCTATTTGAGCAAGGGGCAGGTTTTGTCATCTTCGGTCGAACAGAGTTGATTGCTTACTGA
- a CDS encoding DUF433 domain-containing protein: protein MEKLLERITVNPTICNGRPTIRNMRFTVAQLLQLLASGMTEAELLADYDYLEQEDIKACLLYASHIANARMIVPTLSKAA, encoded by the coding sequence ATGGAAAAGCTTCTCGAACGTATTACTGTCAATCCGACCATCTGCAATGGACGTCCTACTATCCGAAATATGCGTTTTACGGTAGCCCAATTATTGCAATTGCTGGCTTCGGGAATGACCGAGGCAGAACTTTTGGCTGACTATGACTATTTGGAGCAGGAGGATATAAAAGCCTGCCTGCTTTATGCATCCCATATTGCCAATGCACGAATGATTGTACCTACTTTGTCTAAAGCAGCGTAA